A genomic region of Mesotoga infera contains the following coding sequences:
- a CDS encoding adenylyltransferase, with amino-acid sequence MKSMNEKKPRILVVGDLFLDRYVYYDPALSKPSLETELMTITGIKEEYSPGAAGNVAKNLAMLDVEVIVLGPVGCEGRQYDLERELSKHGICTQFLIKSHSHVTPVYTKFINTNTGEEDLPRLDIPPIGLNETSRAEMIRAIELLVPTVDAVVVEDQADIPGRGCIDGEIISRLLDMSTRFRDKTFVADSRTKPEAFTGFLVKPNMNEFISGLKRMGIIGNDESEIPHKILVQQYLTDFSRKVRSPVVVTAGEDGSFCFEYGVLNRVFSLDGEVRDVCGAGDAYIAALAVDHCSGENPLLDSARMATKAAALCVSHKGTGKLSRQALSEMSEPEYCEIDNPSIFRNSCRLPGNVKRVLFDFDGTISLLREGWQPIMRDLMIRFITGEKEIEEEVLSRIMVEVDEFIAETTGLQTILQMEGLRKLVIEYGLVPPNEILTPLKYKRIYTGCLKKIVKERINENVKSRYLLRGALGFLKTLRKGGVTLLLASGTDKEDVIKETKYLGVHSYMNGGVFGALNSIEEYSKKKVIERLMKEERIRPDELVVIGDGPVEITVGREAGAFTIGVASNEKAGFGWNKEKFQRLEKAGADVLIPDFSTGASLAKLIFKNKI; translated from the coding sequence ATGAAATCAATGAATGAAAAGAAGCCAAGGATCCTCGTAGTCGGAGACTTATTTCTAGACAGATACGTCTATTACGACCCGGCACTGTCTAAGCCAAGCCTGGAGACAGAGCTAATGACGATAACCGGAATCAAAGAGGAGTATTCCCCCGGGGCAGCCGGAAACGTGGCGAAGAATCTTGCGATGCTAGATGTAGAGGTAATTGTGCTAGGCCCTGTGGGATGCGAAGGAAGGCAGTACGATCTCGAAAGAGAACTCAGTAAGCATGGCATATGTACTCAGTTCCTAATAAAGTCGCACTCCCATGTAACGCCCGTCTATACTAAGTTCATAAACACAAACACGGGAGAGGAGGATCTTCCAAGGCTGGACATTCCGCCGATTGGTCTGAACGAGACCAGCAGGGCCGAGATGATAAGAGCAATCGAACTTCTTGTGCCGACTGTCGATGCTGTCGTAGTCGAAGACCAGGCAGACATTCCAGGGAGGGGCTGTATAGACGGTGAGATAATATCCCGGCTTCTCGATATGAGCACAAGATTTCGAGACAAGACCTTCGTTGCGGATTCCAGGACTAAGCCCGAGGCCTTTACCGGTTTTCTTGTGAAGCCAAATATGAATGAATTCATATCTGGTTTGAAGAGAATGGGTATCATAGGCAACGATGAAAGCGAAATTCCCCACAAAATACTGGTTCAGCAGTATTTGACGGATTTCTCTCGGAAAGTGAGATCTCCAGTTGTGGTTACCGCCGGCGAGGACGGATCGTTCTGTTTCGAGTATGGTGTGTTGAACCGGGTTTTCAGTCTTGATGGGGAAGTGAGAGATGTCTGCGGGGCGGGAGATGCTTACATTGCAGCACTCGCGGTAGATCATTGCTCCGGAGAGAACCCTCTATTGGATTCGGCTAGAATGGCAACAAAAGCCGCAGCACTCTGCGTCTCTCATAAAGGGACGGGAAAGCTTTCAAGGCAGGCGCTTTCAGAGATGAGCGAACCCGAATATTGCGAAATCGACAATCCATCAATCTTCAGAAACAGCTGCAGGCTTCCTGGCAATGTTAAGCGAGTACTTTTCGATTTTGATGGCACGATTTCTCTACTCAGAGAGGGCTGGCAGCCAATTATGAGAGATCTCATGATACGTTTTATCACAGGAGAGAAGGAGATTGAAGAAGAGGTGCTTTCAAGAATCATGGTCGAGGTAGATGAATTCATTGCCGAGACCACAGGTCTTCAAACAATCCTGCAAATGGAAGGACTCCGTAAGCTCGTTATTGAGTACGGGTTGGTTCCACCAAACGAGATTCTGACTCCGCTGAAGTACAAGAGGATCTATACCGGCTGCTTGAAAAAGATAGTGAAGGAACGGATCAATGAAAACGTGAAGAGCAGATACCTGCTTCGTGGAGCGCTAGGGTTCCTAAAGACGCTGCGAAAAGGAGGAGTCACTCTTCTGCTTGCATCGGGAACCGATAAGGAAGATGTAATAAAGGAAACAAAGTACCTTGGGGTACACAGTTACATGAATGGCGGGGTATTTGGAGCGCTAAACAGCATCGAGGAGTATTCGAAAAAGAAAGTCATTGAAAGGCTAATGAAAGAGGAGAGAATAAGACCTGACGAACTCGTAGTAATTGGTGATGGACCTGTCGAAATTACTGTGGGCAGAGAAGCCGGGGCCTTCACCATAGGGGTTGCCTCAAACGAGAAGGCGGGGTTTGGCTGGAACAAAGAGAAATTCCAAAGACTCGAGAAAGCCGGGGCAGATGTGCTAATTCCGGATTTCTCAACCGGAGCCTCGCTTGCGAAACTGATCTTCAAGAATAAGATCTGA